The sequence TGGAGGGCGACGAGCTGGTGGTGCGCGCCGCGGTGGGCCTGGTCACCGACGAGGTGAAGGGCCTGCGCGTGTCGGTGGGGCAAGGCGTCAGCGGGCTGGCGGCGCTGGAGCGGCGGCCCTTCTTCGTCCGCTCGGCCTCCACCGACCCGCGCGTCCTCCTGGAGCCGCTGCGCCGCGCGGGGCTGCGCGCGCTGTACGGCCTGCCGCTCATGGACGGCGAGCGGCTGCTGGGCATGGCGTACATGGGCTCGCGCACGGCCTTCGCCTTCTCCGACTCGGACGTGCGGCTCTTCCACGCCGTCACGGAGCGGGCGTCCGGACACATTGCCCAGGCGGAGCTGCACGCGCGCGAGCACGCGGCCCGCAAGGAAGCCGAGCGGTCGCTGGCGCTGCTGGACTCGATGCTGGAGGCGGCGCCCGTGGGCATCGCGTTCCAGGACCATGAGCTGCGCTACCTGCGCATCAACAGCACCCTCGCGCGCATCAACGGCCACTCCGTGGAGGAGCACCGGGGCCGCACGCTGCACGAGATGGTCAGCGGCGGCGTCGCGGGGCCCGTCGAGCAGTCGCTGCGGCAGGTGCTGGAGACGGGGCGGCCCGTGCGGGACGCGCTCATCGAAGCGCCGGATCCCGTGCACGGCGGCCCGGGCGCCTGGCGCGCGGACTACTTCCCGGTGCGCACCCCGGGCGGGGTGCTGCTGGGGGTGGGCGTCACGGTGGTGGACATCGCCGACCACAAGCGCGCGGAGGCCGCGCTCCAGCAGGCCATCGACTTCCGCGAGGAGCTCATCGCCGTCCTGGGCCACGACCTGCGCAACCCCCTGCACGCGGTCAACGCGTCCGCCTTCATGCTGGGGAAGGTCCCGGACCTGGACACCACCGCGCGCCGCTCCGTGGACCGCATCCGCAAGGCCACGGCGCGGATGACGCGGATGATCAACGACATCCTCGACTTCGCGCGCAGCCGCCTGGGCGGGGGCATCCCGGTGACGCGCCAGCGCGTGAACATGGTGGAGCTGTGCCAGGGCGTGCTGGACGAGCTGCAGGTCGTCTACCCGGAGCGGCCCCTCACGCTGGAGGTGAGCGGGGACGACCTGTGGGGGGAGTGGGACCCGGACCGGGTGACCCAGGTGCTGGGCAACCTGGTGGTGAACGCGCTGCAACACGCGAGGAACGACACGCCCGTCCTCACCACGCTCACCGCCGAGGTGACGGACGTGGTGATGCGCGTGTGCAACGAGGGCGACCCCATCCCGGAGGAGCTGCTGCCGCACCTGTTCGACCCGTTCAAGGGCTCGCGCCAGCCGGAGCAGGGCAACAAGCACCGCAGCCTGGGGCTGGGGCTCTACATCGTCAGTGAGATCGTCCAGGTGCACCAGGGCAGCGTCCGCGTGGAGACCGGCCCCGAGCAGGGCACCATCTTCACCGTGCGCTGGCCCCGCGTGCCTCCGCCGCGGGGCTACCTGCCGCCGTGAGCGGGCGTCACGGCGTGGCCTTCACCTCGGACGCGGGCGCGATGGCCAGCGTGTGCACGGCCTCCGCGAGCATGCGCGTGCTCAGGTCCAGCGTCTCCAGCGCGATGGACTCGTCCGGGGCGTGGCCGGTGTAGGGCTCCTTGGGGAACGCGGGCCCGAAGTCCACGGCGCGGGGAAACAGCCGCGCGTAGGTGCCGCCCCGGATGGAGCCCGGCACCGCGTCCGGCTCCTTGCGCTGCCGCTGGTAGATGCCCATCAGCGTCTTCACCAGCGGGCCGGACGTGTCCGCCACGTGCGGGTCGCCGATGTAGCGGTTGGGACCCTCCTTCACCCGGCCGCCGGAGTCCTCGCCCGCGCGCTTCGCGGCGGCGTCCAGCGCGGCGTTGAACGCGGCCGCGTCCTGGCCCTGCGGCCGGCGCATGTTGACGCCCAGGGACACCGTGCCGTCCTTCACGCGCAGCACCGTGGGCGCCACGAGCAGCGGCCCCATGAGGGCGTCCTCGTACTTCAGGCCCAGCTTGTCGCCGTGGTGGTCGCCGTCGAAGCGCTTCGCCACCACGCGCAGCAGCGCCGCGATGCCGTTGTCCTCCAATGACAGACGCGAGGCCACGGCGGACAAATCCCAGAGCGCGTTGTGCCCCTCGTCCGCGGTGGACGAGTGCACGGCCACGCCGTGGACGGTGAGCACCACGGTGTTGCCCTCGCGCTTCGCCTCGGCCTTCAGGTCCTTGCGCGCGGGGGACTCCGCCACGATGGCGGCCTTCACGGCGGCGAGCACCGCCTCCGGCGTCTGGCCCTTCACGGGCTCCAGCTTCAGCGTGGCGGTGCCGGGCACCTGGGTGAGGAACTCGCCCGCGCTCACGTCCACGGCGCGCGCGACGGTGCCCTCCTTCGGCGTCGTGAGCGCGGTGCCCACGGGCGCCTCCAGCGTCCACGCGACGAAGCCGGACTGCGCGGCCATCACCGGGTAGCCGGAGTCCACGGAGATGACGTGCGTGGGCTTGGGCTGCGTGGCCGCGTACTTCTGCATGCCGGACCAGTCGCTCTCCTCGCCGTTGCCGATGATGATCAGCACCTTGCCCTGCGGCTTGAGGCCCAGGTCCTTCGCCATGGCCAGCGCCACGAGCCCGGAGGCGATGGGGCCCTTGTCGTCCTCCACGCCCCGGCCGTACAGGCGGCCCTTCTCCACCACCGGCTTGAAGGGCGCGCGCTTCCACTCATGCGCGGGCGCGGGGACGACGTCGCCGTGGAACACCAGGCCCAGCAGCGGCTCGCCCTCGCCCCAGGACAGCTCGAAGACGTCGTTCTCGCCCACGGTGCGGAAGCCGAAGCCGCGCGCCTTCGCCCAGGCCTCCAGCGCGCGGCCCATGGCGGCCATCTCCGGGTTCTTCGCGGCGGGGGCCTCGCTGCTCACCGTCTTGAAGCGGACGAGCGTCTGCGTGAGGGCCACCACGTCGTCCAGCGCACACGCCTGGACGTAGGCGGCGTAACGCTCCGCGGCGGAAGCGCCCTTCAGGGCGGTGTCGGAGAAGCGGGCAGCGCGGGCGGCGGGCTTGCCGGCGCAGCGGGGGTCCTTGGCGGCGAGGGCGGCGGCGGGCGCCAGGAGGCAGAGGGCGGCGAGGAGGCGGGTGCGCATGGGAGGGCTGGGAAACCGCCGGGCGGGCGGAGCATTCCTGGTGGGACGGGGGGCAGCGGGGCGGCCGTGCGTCGGGCGTGAAAATCGGGGAGGCCGGGGCTAAAGCTAGAGCATGTTCTTCACGTCCCCGAAGAAGTTGAGGCTCCCCACTCCCCAGGAGGCGCTGCCGGGCCGTCCGCAGGAGATGCCGGTTCCGCAGAAGCACACCGTGCTGGGCACCCCGCTGAAGGGGCCGGTGCCGGAAGGCTTTGAGACGGCCGTCTTCGGCATGGGCTGCTTCTGGGGGGTCGAGCGCAAGTTCTGGCAGGTGCCGGGCGTGTACTCCACCGCGGTGGGCTATGCGGGCGGGGTGACGCCGAACCCCACGTACGAGGAGGTCTGCTCCGGCCTCACCGGCCACAACGAGGTCGTGCGCGTGGTGTACGACCCGAACAAGGTCACGTTCGCGCAGTTGCTGAAGGTCTTCTGGGAGAACCACGACCCGACGCAGGGCATGCGCCAGGGCAACGACGCGGGCACCCAGTACCGCTCCGGCATCTACTACGCGAACGACGCGCAGAAGCGCGCCGCGGAGGAGACGCGCCAGAGCTACCAGGGCGCGCTCAACGCCAAGGGCCTGGGTGACATCACCACGGAGATCCTCCCGGCGCCGGCCTTCTATTACGCCGAGGACTACCACCAGCAGTACCTGCAGAAGAACCCGGGCGGCTACTGCGGCGTCGGCGGCACCGGCGTGAGCTGCCCCATCGGCGTGGGCGTCAGCGCCTGACGTGGCCTCAAGCGGGGCCCGGTGTCTTCCGGACACGGGCCCCGCCTGCTTCTCAACGCTCGTCCCCTCCTCCCTGTCCTGCACCGCACTCGGGCCGCGCTTCGCCTGCCCTGGAGTGCCACCGCGTGCGATGGGCTGACGCCACACGAGGCACGGAGGAGTCCCCCACATGATGGACGACGCACCCCGGCTGTGGACCCGCAGGCGCATGCTGGGGGCCACGGGCGGCCTCCTCACCGCGAGCGCGTGGATGCCCCCGGTGCTGGCCGCCGCGCCGCAGCCGGTGAAGCTCCCCGACATCTTCGCCAGGACGGAGCGCGAGCGCCCCGGTCCGCCCAACCCGCAGCCGGAGAACGAGCGCGTGGGCTGGGCCGTCGTCGGCCTGGGGCACCTGTCGCTGGAAGAAATCCTCCCCGCGTTCGGACAGATGAAGCGCGGCCGGCTGGTGGCGCTGGTGAGCGGCGACCGCGCGAAGGCGCAGGCCATCGCGAAGCAGTACGGCGTCGCGGACAAGGCCCTCTACGACTACAAGTCGTTTGATCAGCTCAAGGACAACCCAGAGGTGCAGGCCGTCTACATCGTCCTGCCCAACAGCATGCACGCGGAGTTCACCGTGCGCGCGGCACAGGCGGGCAAGCACGTCTTCTGCGAGAAGCCCATGGCCAACACGTCGGCCGAGTGCCAGCAGATGATCGACGCGTGCAAGAAGGCGGACCGCAAGCTGGGCATCGCGTACCGGCTCCAGTACGAGCCGCACCACCGCGCGGTCATCCAGATGGCGCGCAACAAGGAGCTGGGCACGCTCAAGCTCTTCACCGCCAACAACGGCCAGAACCAGGGCGACCCCAACCAGTGGCGCCACAAGAAGGCCCTGGCCGGAGGCGGCGCGCTGCCGGACGTGGGCATCTACTGCCTCTCCGCCGCGCGCTACTTCAGCGGCGAGGAGCCCACGGAGGTGCAGGGCTTCAGCTACAGCACGCCCAATGATCCGCGCTTCAAGGAGGTGGAGGAGTCCTTCGCCTTCCACCTGCGCTTCCCCTCCGGCTTCCAGGCGCACTGCACCAGCCACTACAGCACGCACGAGACGAAGGACCTGCGGCTGATGGGCACGGACGGCTGGGCGTCCATGGACCCCGGCTTCTCCTACAGCGGGCTGCGCCTGCGCGTGGGCACGAAGTCCAAGTCCTTCCCCAAGGCGGACGACACGGTGGAGCGCAGCTTCAGCCAGCCCAGCCAGTTCGCTCGGGAGATGGACCACTTCTCGCGCTGCGTGCAGGAGAACGTCGTCCCACACACGCCGGGCGAGGAAGGCCTCGCGGACATGCGCATCATCGAAGCGCTCTACCGCTCCGCGCAGGAGGGCAAGGCCGTGAAGCTGGAGGCCGCGAAGAAGCTGGATGCCTTCCGCGGCCCACCTCCGAAGGAAGAGGCCTGAAGCCTCTCAAGACGCCCGGCGGTGGCTGCGCCGGTACGCGCCGGGAGCCGTCCCGTCCCAGCGCTTGAAGGCCCGGTTGAAGGACGCCTCGCTCTGGTAGCCGATGGCCGGAGCGACCTCGCTCAAGGGCAGCTCGCTTTCGCGCAGGAGCTGGGCGGCCTTGATCATCCGCCACCCCACCAGGTACTCCAGCGGCGGCTCTCCCACGAGCTCACTGAAGCGCGCGGCGAAGCCGGACCGGGACATGGCCACCGCGGACGCGAGGCTCTCCACGGTCCAGGGCTCCTGGGGGCGCTCGTGGATGAGCGCCAGCGCCTTGCCAATCTGCGGGTCCCCCAGCGCCCGCATGCCGGCCTCCCGGCACGAGCCCTCCGACTTCATGATGTGCGCCCGCAGCGCCTGCACCAGCAGGATGTCCGCGAGCCGGCTCATGATGACGGTGGCCCCCGGGTGCGACGACGCGCTCTCCGTCAGCAGGAGCTGCACCGTGGACGCCAGGGACGGCGCCGTCGCCGCGTCGTCCGCGGCCAGGTGGATGACGTGGGGCAGCTCCTTGAAGAGCAGCGTGCGCGGCGCGACCCCCAGTTGGAACGTCGCCGCGACCAGCGTGGTCCGCTCGCCGTCACCGCCCAGCCGGATGGAGCCCTTGCCGCGGGCGTTCGCGCAGGCCCCGCGCTCCAGGACGTGGACGGGGCTGTCCTCCGCGTCGCGCAGCGTGTGGCCTCCGCCATGCGGCAGCACCGCCAGGTCCCCCGCGCACAGCTCCAGGGCGCCCGGAACACCCTCCACCTCCAGCCGGGCCCCGCCGCGCGCCACGAGGACGATGTGCGCGCCCGGGGCCGTCCCGAACTGGAGCCCCCACGGGGCGAACAGCTCGAACCGGCCGTGCATCCGGGTGGACAGGCGCAGGGTGTCCAGGACCTCCGCCAGGACATCCGCCCCCTGCTGCTCCAGGGTGTATGGACGATCGGTCAATTTGTTTGGACTGGATGCCATGGCACGTCCATAGCGCCTGGAGCATTAACCGGCCATGGCAAACACCTCCAAGCTCCTCTCCCCCTTCCGTCTGGGCCGGCTCGAACTGAAGAACCGGCTGGTGATGGCGCCCATGACCCGCAGCCGGGCGCTCGTCGACGGCAACGTCCCCAACCCGCTGGCGGTGACCTATTACGTCCAGCGGGCCTCCGCGGGCCTCATCGTCACGGAGGGCACCCAGGTCAGCCCCCAGGGCGTCGGCTACATCCGCACACCGGGCATCCACTCGCCGGAGCAGGTGGCGGGCTGGAAGAAGGTGACGGACGCCGTGCACGCGGCGGGCGGCGTCATCTTCGCGCAGCTATGGCACGTGGGGCGCGTCTCGCACCCGGACTTCCACGGCGGTGAGCTGCCGGTGGCGCCCTCCGCCATCGCGGTGGAGCAGGACGTCTTCACCTTCCAGGGCAAGAAGCGCGCGGTGGCGCCCCGGGCCCTGGAGACGCACGAGCTGCCCGGCGTCGTCGAGCAGTTCCGCCAGGCCGCCCGCAACGCGAAGGAGGCGGGCTTCGACGGCGTGGAGCTGCACGGCAGCAACGGCTACCTGTTGGATCAGTTCCTGCGGGACAGCTCCAACCAGCGCACGGACGCGTACGGCGGCAGCATCGAGAACCGGGTGCGCTTCCCGCTGGAGGTGGCGCGCGCGGTGGCGGAGGTCTGGGGCGCGGAGCGCGTGGGCTACCGGCTCCACCCGCAGAACTTCCCCTACGGCGGCATGACGGACTCCACCCCCGTGGAGACCTTCACGCACATCGCGCGGGAGCTGGGCAAGCTGGGCCTGGGCTACCTGCACGTGACCGAGGCCGTCACGGGCCCCGCCGCCGTGAGCGCCGAGCAGCGCATCACGCCGCACATCCGCAAGGCCTTCCCGGGCACGGTCATCGCGAACGGCGGCTACGACGCGCAGGCCGGAGAAGCGGTGCTGGCGCGCGGCGAGGCGGACCTCGTGGCGTACGGCGTGCCGTTCCTCGCGAACCCGGACCTGCCGGAGCGCTTCCGCCGGTCCGCGCCGCTCAACACGCCGGACGCGGCGACCTTCTTCCAGGGCGAGGAGCAGGGCTTCACCAGCTACCCGGCGCTCACCTGAGCCCGGAGGGGAACCGTCATGAGCACGCAACGAAGGCTGGAGCGGATCATCCATCTGCCCGAACCCACGCAGGGGCAGTTCGGGCCCGCGCACACGGTGGTGCCGGTCATCTCACCGGAGGACTACGCGCGGTCGGATCCGTTCATCCTGTTGATGGACGACCGCATCGACGGAAAGCCGATTGGCGGGCCGCACCCGCACGCGGGCTTCGAGACGGTGACCCTGGTGGTGAAGGGCGGGATGACCCACGACAGCGGCAAGCTGGGTGAAGGGGACGTGCAGTGGATGACGGCCGGCAGTGGCGTCATCCACGGCGAGGGGCTGGAGGGAGACCTGGGCCAGGCGCGCATCCTCCAGCTCTGGCTCACGTTGCCGAAGGCGCAGCGCTGGGTGCCGGCGGGGTTCCAGGACCTGCCGTACGCGGAGCTGCCGGTGCGGCGCGAGCCGGGCGTGGAGGTGCGCGTGTACAGCGGCACGTCGGGCGCGGTGCGTTCGAAGACGAAGAACTACGTGCCCGTCACGCTGGCGGAGTTCCAGTTGGAGCCGGGCGCGTCCGTGGAGCAGGACCTGCCCGCCTCGTACAACGGCTTCTTCCTCGTGCTGGAGGGCGAGGTCGCGGTGGGGCCGGACCGCCGGTCGCTGAAGCCCGGGCAGGTGGGCTGGCTGGACCGGCCGGTGTCAGGAGGGGACAGCACGGTCCGCGTCACCGGGACGACGCGGGCGCGGGTGCTGCTGTACGCGGGCCAGCCGCAGCGGGACCCGCTGGTGAGCCACGGGCCGTTCATCGGGGACACCCAGGCGGACATCCTGAGGTCCATCGAGGGGTACAGCGCGGGCCGCTTCGGCCCACCGCCGCCGAGGTAGGTCAGCGGCTCTCGACGGGGGCCGGCGCCAGGGTGGCGGCGGCCGTCGCGCCGGCGTTGGCGCGCTCCAGGTGCGGACCCAGTTGGCCGGTCAGCATCAGCGCGGCCATGCGGAAGTCGGAGATGAGCGACCAGAGCGGGTACTTGAAGGTCGCGGGCCGGTTGTGCTCGATCTTGAAGTGGCTGGCCCACGCGAAGCCGTAGGCGCACACCAGGGCGGCGGGAATCAGGGCGCCGCGCCCGGTGACGGCGGCGGTGACGCCCAGGCCCACGCCCAGGCTGGTGCCGGCGAAGTGCAGCCAGCGTGTCGACGCCTGCGAGTGCTCGCGCAGGTAGAACGGCCAGAACTCGCCATAGGTCTGGATGCGGTCGGACATGAGGTGAAGTTGTGTCCAGCTGCCTGCCTCCCGTCAACCCATGCGGGGCTCTTCGTGCCCGCACCGACACCGTCCGGCCCTGGAGGCCCGGCAGCCGGCAGGAGGGCAACCGGGCGGTCCTCGACGCGTCCTGTCGTTTTCGGGCGGTCCGGGAACAATTCAGCGCGGGCGGCGGAGGCCGGGAAGAGGCGCGGAATGCGCGTGTCGTGAAAGACTCGGGGCGCGCATGAGTGACTGGACGCCCAAGCTGAACCCGACGGTGGACCTGCGGCGGCTTCCGCTGAACGCGGAGGAGGGCTTCGTGCTGTCGCGGCTGGACGGCCATACGCGGGAGAAGGACCTGCCCGCGCTGACGGGCTTCCCGCCGGACAAGCTGCGGGACATCCTCGCGAGGCTGGTGTCGCAGGGAGCGCTGCTGCCGGGCACGGAGGCCGTGAACACCGTGGTCCCGCCCACGGTGGAGCCGCGCGCGCCGACGCTCGACGCGAGCGACACGGAGCCGCTGCCGGAAGCGGAGGCCCCGGTCGATTCCGACGACGAGGCCGGTGCCACGGACGACGTGCCCGAAGCGGTGCTGGGTGATTACCGCAAGCTCTTCGAGACGCGGCTGCACGGACTGCCGGAGGACCAGCGGGTGGCGCTCGCGCACGGAGCGGAGGACCCGGAGCTGTCCGCGCTGTGCTTCGACCCGGTGCCCGCCGTCATCAAGGCGGTGCTGGAGAACTCACGGGTCGGGCTCGCGCATGCACGGCTCATCGCCAGGCACCACCGCAACCCGGTGGGGCTGGAGGCGCTGGTGGCCCGCGCGGCGTTCGCATCGGACACGGGCGTGCGCCGCTTCCTCGTGCGCAACCCGCAGTTGCCGGTGGCCCTCTTCCGCCGCCTGTGGGCGATGCGCCGCCTGATGGAGCACCACAAGCTCACGGTGGACCGCGACGTGCCAGAGCAGACGCGCCGCACCGCGAGGGAGCTGCTGCGCCAGCGCTTCTCCACCGGCCCGTCCGAGGAGAAGGTGGAGCTCATCCTCAACACGGAAGGCCGGGCCCTGGGCGTGCTCGTGGGCATGCCGGTGGACGGCAAGACGACGTCGCTGTTGTGTGGCCGCACGTACCGCTCGCCCATGCTGGTGCAGAACATCGCGCGCTGGAGCGCCGCGCCGCCCGCGCTCATCGCGCACCTGCTCAAGCAGGAGCTGGTCCGCCGTCAGCCCCAGTTGCGCATGATGCTCGCGCGCCACCCCAACGCCCCCGCTGACGCGAAGCGCGCCTGAGCCCCATGCCCCACGCCGAGGCCCGGGTCGTCCACTCGCTGAAGCAACACCTGCTCAAGCACGGGCTGCGCGAGTCGCGCGTCCTGCACCTGCTGGTGGACGCGCATCCGTCGTATGTCCGCAGCCCGTTCGCCCGGGCGCTGGAGCCCATGACCCAGCTCACGCTGGAGGACACGCGGCCCGACATCCTGTGCAGCGTGGCGCGGCCCGAGGGCGTCCTCGTCACCGGCATCGAGGTGAAGGCCTCCGAAAGGGATTGGGCTCACGGCCTGGGCCAGGCGCACACGTATCGCCCGAGCGTCCATCACGCCTACCTCGCCCTGCCCACGCCCGCGGGCAAGCTCCGCGCCCCCACGCTCGCGCAGGCGCGGCGCATCGGTGTCGGCATCCTCGCGCAGGACGCGAAGGACTGGGTGGAGGTCGTTCCCCCCGAGGACCCCTCCCCGCTGCCCCGCGCCGTCAGCCAGGCCTCCTCCCTGCTCGAAGGCGTCCCCGCCGCGCGCAGCCTTCAGCTCAACCATCCGCTCAACTACCTCGCGGCCGCGTTCCTCGCGGACCGTGGCCCTGCGTGCCGGTCGTTGCTGGACTCGCTCGAGGCTCACTGGAAGGCCCTGCGGACCGAGGGGACCCGGCGTCACGCCGCGACGGGAGCCAGCACGCTCGGGCTCCTGGACCTGGACTGGAAGCCGACGGTCGAGGGCCGGGCCGTGGCGGACCTCCTGGCCGCGCTCCACTTCGACCCGGACGCGCGCTACGAGAAGCGACAGCGCTTGCTGGAGGTCCATCCGGCCTTCGCCGCCGTGGCGCGCTTCGTCCTCATCCGTCAGCCCGCGGTGCGCCTCATCCACCGGACGCTCCTGGACCACGGCGGCAGCCTCACCCTGCCGAAGCTGGCCGTGGCCGCCGGCCGCGAGGACCTCGCGCTGGCGACGGCCCTCTTCCTCGCGGATCCGTCCATCGAGCTCAAACCCGGCCTGCGCGGCCCGGACATCTATCCGTCCAATGTCTTCAAGCTGAAGCAGAACCTCTGGCACGCGGGCCTGCTCGACACCAAGGCCCACGGCTCCTCCGGCAAGAAGGCCACCGTCTACCGGCCGGAGGAAGACGTCTGGGCCCTGCCCCGCGACAAGCGCTCTTGACTACAGCTGTAGCCATGGCATATCCGCTCCTGACTACAACTGTCGTCAGGAGGGATGCCATGGCCATGGACAGACCCGGTTCCGAAGTTCCGTCGTTCCTCCGGGAAGGGCTGGGCTGGCTGTTGGCCCTGCTGCTGCTGCTCGCGCTGCTGCCGTCCCTGCACCTGGGCGACGCGCTGCGCGCTGGCGAGGACACGGCCCGCGTCTGGTGGAAGACCGCGGCCACGATGCGCCGTCACGCAGCGCCGTTCGTCCTCGCGGAGCTGGAGTCGTGGTGGCACGAAGCGCTGGCGGCCCGGAGCGCGCCTCGGCCTCCGCGCGCGTGACGCGGCTTCAGGGCTTGCGCGCGGTGATGAGCGGCTGGTTGAAGCCCGTCTCCTCCGGCGTGTACCAGCGCGGATCCACGAGCCCCGCCTTCGTCAGCGCCTGCTCCAGCTCCACGGGTTGCAGCAGCCGGTAGACGCCGGTGTGCTCGGTGGTGTGCCAGATGCCGGACTCCTGGCGCAGGATGAACTGGCGCACCGTGTACTGCTTCTCATCCACCGCCCAATCCCAGACCTGGAAGAGCACGCGGCGGCCCAGCGGTGTGTCCAGCACGCGCTCGGCGGTGAAGCGCGGCCGCTTCTCCAGCAGCGCCGTGTGGTCGCGCAGGCTCGCCACCAGCAGGCCTCCGGGCACCAGGCGCGACGCCATCGCGGTCGCGGCGTCGTCCAGGTCCGAGTCCTCCAGCAGGTGCGCCATCGCGTTGTCGCACGACATCACCACGTGGAAGGTGCCCGGCACCTGCCAGTCCAGCATCCGCATGTCCGCCACGCCGGTGGTGATGCTCACGTGCATGGCGCGGGCTTCCCGCTCCGCGCGCGCCACGGCCGAAGGACTCAGGTCCGTGGCGTGCACCGCGTAGCCGCGTGACGCCAGCCCCAGCGCCTGCGTGCCGATGCCGCACGCGCAGTCCAGCACCCGGCGCGGCGGCGGCATCCCCGAGCGGCGCAGCAACGCGTCCAGCACCGCGCCCTGCCGGTCCACCGACTGCTCCCAGTCCGCGAAGAGCAGGTGGTACTCCTCGGCCAGCCCTTCGTAGAAGTCCAGGACGCTGTCAGACATGACGGCCTCCCCTTTAACACCCCCATGCGGGCCGTCACGCGCGCGGACGCCGGACGTCGCCTGTCCGTCATGTCGCTGGCGGGAGGTCTTCCCCTCTGTGAGCTGTTACCCGGAAGACGGGACTCGGGAAGCCCGCGCGCCATGGGCGGACACCGGGCAGGATGCACCGTCGTTCCCCGCGTGAAGCACGCGCGCACCCGAAGCAAGGAGCCCCGATGTTGACGCTGACGCCGTCGCAGGTCCGGCTGGGATGGACCGCCTCGGACAAGGCGGAGGCCATCCGCCTGGTCGGACAGGTGATGGTGGAGTCCGGCTTCATCTCGCCCGGCTACGTCGACAGCATGCTCAAGCGCGAGCAGGTGTCCGCGACCTTCCTGGGCCACGGCATCGCCATTCCGCACGGCCTGCCGGAGGCGCGCGACCTGGTGCTCCAGACCGGCGTCGTCGTGGTGCAGTTCCCCGCCGGGGTCGCCTGGAGCCAGGACGGCCATGCGCGCCTCGTGGTGGGCATCGCGGCGAAGTCCGATGAGCACCTCCAGGTGCTCGCCAACCTCACCGGCGTGCTGGGCGACGAAGCCCGCTCCGAAGCCCTGGCCTCCACGCGGGACACCGCCGCCATCGTGCAGGCGCTCAACGGCTCAGACGCGGAGCTGGAGCTGGACCCGGAGGAGCCACACGCCGCTCCCGTGCTCGACGGCCACGCGATCCAGGTCCTGTCCCCCTCGCCGCATGGCCTGCATGCGCGCCCCGCCACGGTGCTGGTGGAGGTGGCGCGCCGCTTCCGGGCGGACGTCACCGTGCACCACGAAGGGCGGCAGGCGAACGCCCGCAGCCTCCTGTCGCTTCTGCAGTTGGGTGCGCGAGGCGGCACGACGCTGACGCTCACGGCGGCGGGGGACGACGCGGACGCGGTGCTCCTCGCGCTGCGCGACGCCTTCGACGCGGGCCTGGGCGAGGCCACCGCCCACGCCACCCCTCCGGCGGCGCCGCCCGCGCCCACCGTGGTGCTCGACTACGAGGGAACGCTGGTCGCGGGCCTGTCCGCGTCACCGGGCATCGCGGCCGGGCCCGTGTGGGCCTTCCAGCGCGAACGGCTGGAGGTGGAGGAGCGGGCCGTCGACTCCGCGCGGGAACACCTGCTGCTGGAGGAGGCGCTGGCCGGAGCGGCGGCGGAGCTGCGCCAGTTGCACGAGGGCTTCCTGCTGAAGGCCGGAGCGCAGCGGGCCGCCATCTTCAAGGCGCACCTGGAGCTGCTGGACGACCCGGGGATGCTGTCGGAGACGCACGGCCTCATCGACACGGGGCTGAGCGCGGGCGCGTCCTGGCGCCGCGTCTTCGAGAGCCGCGCGCAGGCGCTGGCCGCGCTGGACGAGCCGGTGATGGCCGCGCGCTCCGCCGACCTGCGGGACGTGGGCCGGCGCGTGCTGCGGCCGCTGGCGAAGGTGCTGGAGGGCGAGCCCACCTTCCCGGACCATCCCGTGGTGCTGCTGGCGGAGGACCTGGCGCCGTCGGACACCGCGAAGCTGGACCCCGCCATGGTGCTGGGCCTGTGCACGGCGAGCGGCGGCACCACGTCGCACACGGCCATCATCGCGCGCTCGCTGGACC comes from Corallococcus macrosporus and encodes:
- the ptsP gene encoding phosphoenolpyruvate--protein phosphotransferase, with product MLTLTPSQVRLGWTASDKAEAIRLVGQVMVESGFISPGYVDSMLKREQVSATFLGHGIAIPHGLPEARDLVLQTGVVVVQFPAGVAWSQDGHARLVVGIAAKSDEHLQVLANLTGVLGDEARSEALASTRDTAAIVQALNGSDAELELDPEEPHAAPVLDGHAIQVLSPSPHGLHARPATVLVEVARRFRADVTVHHEGRQANARSLLSLLQLGARGGTTLTLTAAGDDADAVLLALRDAFDAGLGEATAHATPPAAPPAPTVVLDYEGTLVAGLSASPGIAAGPVWAFQRERLEVEERAVDSAREHLLLEEALAGAAAELRQLHEGFLLKAGAQRAAIFKAHLELLDDPGMLSETHGLIDTGLSAGASWRRVFESRAQALAALDEPVMAARSADLRDVGRRVLRPLAKVLEGEPTFPDHPVVLLAEDLAPSDTAKLDPAMVLGLCTASGGTTSHTAIIARSLDLPAVVAVGPSVLDLRNGQHCILDGDAGVLVVGPSERDRTKAAHQRDRIRTRREEEKLERYRPAITLDGKRVEVAANISEAADARKAVDAGGEGVGLMRTEFLFLKRDEPPSEEEQFHAYRTMVRALNGLPLILRTLDIGGDKHVPYLSLPAEENPFLGVRGIRLCFEREDLFRTQLRAILRASKEGPVRIMYPMVAMPEELAKARAITESVRREVGADPVETGIMIEVPSAVMMAERLARDVSFFSIGTNDLTQYVLAMDRQHPVLAPQADGLHPAVLRMVDLTVKAARRAGIWVGACGGIAGDPSGAVVLSGLGVTELSVAIPSIPAVKALLRGISMADAEGLARQALECGNAAEVRGLVRGLVARNGAKA